A stretch of Mucilaginibacter terrae DNA encodes these proteins:
- a CDS encoding alpha-L-arabinofuranosidase C-terminal domain-containing protein: MTVIAQPNVAKGKPISKDLFGIFFEDLSYAADGGLYAELVQNRSFEYTPADNKAWNPFTAWQYVTDGFGYGSISVESAAPLHVNNPHYVLLNIQDEGQKGIGLKNTGFDGMVIKSAGKYNFSVFIKNEGKAIPMVVQLQTTKGVVIGETTFTADKSTWKKYTANIKPTAGTDTAHLVVLAKGKGKLALDMISLFPQNTYKGHANGLRADLGEAIANLKPKFMRFPGGCLVHGDGIANIYNWKNTVGPIEQRVEQRNIWNYHQSVGLGYFEYFQFCEDIGAKPLPVVAAAVSCQNSGGTWRIGGTGQKGISMDEMQAYIQDVIDLIEYANGPATSHWGAIRAAAGHPKPFNLQYIGIGNEDKITPEFTERFTMIYKAVKAKHPEVTIIGTVGPSPAGPDYEAGWKIADQLAVPVVDEHYYESPEWFLKNNNRYDSYNRSHSKVYLGEYASRGNTLYNALCEAAYMTALERNGDVVHMASYAPLIARAGHTSWNPNLIYFNGTEVIPTVNYYVQQLFSVNQGDSYFANTVKFAGLNTKDSTLAASCVRDSQTGDVILKIVNTGATTVTANADVSAFKGLASIASLSILSGDPKAKNASISDKNILPVTSTLKVNPKFMYSVPAYSCSVIRISGKK, from the coding sequence ACCGATGGATTTGGTTACGGAAGCATTTCGGTAGAGTCGGCTGCGCCGCTGCATGTTAATAATCCGCATTATGTGTTGCTCAATATACAGGATGAAGGGCAGAAAGGCATCGGACTAAAAAATACGGGTTTTGATGGTATGGTAATTAAGTCTGCCGGGAAATACAACTTTTCGGTATTTATAAAAAACGAGGGCAAGGCTATACCTATGGTTGTGCAGTTGCAAACCACCAAAGGTGTAGTTATTGGCGAAACTACTTTTACCGCTGATAAAAGCACGTGGAAGAAGTACACTGCAAATATTAAACCCACCGCCGGTACCGATACAGCCCACCTGGTAGTATTGGCAAAAGGTAAAGGCAAACTGGCTTTGGATATGATCTCGCTCTTCCCACAAAATACTTATAAAGGTCATGCCAACGGTTTGCGTGCCGATTTGGGCGAAGCCATAGCCAACCTTAAACCTAAGTTCATGCGTTTTCCGGGTGGCTGTTTGGTGCACGGAGATGGTATTGCCAATATTTACAATTGGAAAAATACCGTTGGCCCCATTGAACAGCGGGTAGAACAACGCAATATCTGGAATTACCACCAATCGGTAGGTTTAGGGTATTTTGAATATTTTCAGTTTTGTGAAGATATTGGCGCTAAGCCATTGCCTGTGGTAGCCGCTGCGGTAAGCTGCCAAAACTCGGGCGGTACCTGGCGCATTGGCGGTACCGGACAAAAGGGTATATCTATGGATGAAATGCAGGCTTACATTCAGGATGTGATTGATTTAATTGAATATGCCAACGGGCCGGCCACCTCGCACTGGGGAGCTATCCGTGCCGCAGCTGGTCACCCTAAACCGTTTAACTTGCAATACATTGGCATTGGTAATGAGGATAAAATTACGCCCGAGTTTACCGAACGCTTTACCATGATATATAAAGCCGTTAAAGCTAAACACCCCGAGGTTACCATTATTGGCACCGTAGGCCCAAGCCCTGCGGGTCCCGATTATGAGGCTGGTTGGAAAATTGCCGACCAGTTGGCCGTACCCGTGGTTGATGAGCATTACTACGAAAGCCCCGAGTGGTTTTTAAAAAACAATAACCGTTATGATAGCTATAACCGCTCTCACTCTAAAGTGTATTTAGGCGAATATGCATCACGTGGCAACACCTTGTACAATGCCCTTTGCGAAGCTGCTTATATGACTGCCCTTGAGCGTAACGGCGACGTGGTACACATGGCCAGTTATGCCCCACTTATTGCCCGCGCAGGCCACACCTCTTGGAATCCTAATCTCATTTACTTTAATGGTACTGAGGTAATACCAACCGTAAATTATTATGTGCAACAGTTGTTTAGTGTTAACCAGGGCGACAGCTATTTTGCCAACACTGTGAAGTTTGCCGGTTTAAATACTAAAGATTCTACCCTTGCCGCCTCCTGCGTGCGCGACAGCCAAACCGGCGACGTAATTTTAAAGATTGTAAACACCGGTGCCACTACGGTTACTGCCAACGCCGATGTTTCGGCCTTTAAAGGCCTGGCCTCAATCGCCAGCCTATCAATACTCAGCGGCGACCCGAAGGCCAAAAATGCAAGCATCAGTGATAAAAACATCTTACCGGTAACATCAACCCTAAAGGTTAACCCAAAGTTTATGTATAGTGTACCGGCTTATTCGTGCAGTGTGATCAGGATCAGCGGGAAGAAGTAA